From Solibaculum mannosilyticum:
CGCTTTGAAACCCGGCATTGCGACGATCCGCGTTACCAGTGCCGCTGATGCAAACATCTATGATGAGTGCACCATTGAGGTCAGAGAACCTGAGGTTCCGGATACCATTACCGCGGAAACCGACAAGGATACTTATGACGTCAACGAGACCATCACGATGACCATTAAGACTCCTTTGGATGTAAACAGAGTGGCCCTGCGCAATGAGCGCGGCAACTACATCACCTTGTTGGATGTCCACAGCAAGCAGGAAGACGGCCAGAAGGTCTGGACGGTCAAGACTGCAGTGGGAAGCTACGGCATCGGCCGCGTTCTGTCTGTAATGGTCGACCGTGGCGAAGGCCTTGTGGAAGGTACCACTATCACAGTGGATATCGTGAAACCGGCAGCTCCTGCAGCAGAAGTTTACTCCGCAGAGATGCAGAGTGAAGTCGCCAATGTCAATGAATCCTTCACCGTTAAGGTTAAGACCAATCTCAACGCCACTAAGCTGGCTGTCAAGAATGAGAATGGCCGTAACATCAGCTTTAAGGTACTGGATTGTGTCGACGAAGGCGATGTAAGAACCTATACCATCTCCATGAGCGTAGGCACTGCTGGTATGAGAGAGTTCACCTTCCTGGCTGCCAACGAAGATGGCGTCTGGACAGAAACAGGTGCAACTGCTTCCATCAAGATTGTTTCGAATGCCATTATCTACTCCGCGGAGATGCAGAGTGAAAGCGCCAACGTCAATGAACCCTTCATTGTTAAAGTGAAGACCAGCCTCGATGCTACGAAATTGGCTGTGAAGAACGAGAACGGCCGCAACGTCAGCTTTGATGTCCTGGATTGTGTCGACGAAGGTAACGTGAGAACCTATACCATCTCCATGAGCGTAGGCACCACCGGTATGAGAGTATTCTCCTTCCTGGCTGCCAATGAAACCGGGAAATGGTCTGCGATGACGGTAGAAGCTTCCATCAACATCACTGTAAAACCCATCGTCTATTCGGCCGATATCCAGGTTGAAACCGCAAAGGTCAACGAGCCTTTCGAAGTAAAGGTTACGACCAATGTAGGTGCTACGAAATTGGCTGTAAAGAACGAGAATGGCCGCAACATCGGTTTCGATGTTCTGGGCTATGAGGACGAAGGCGATAAGAGGACCTATACCATCTCCATGAGCGTAGGCACTGCCGGTATGAGAGTATTTTCTTTCCTGGCTGCCAATGAACAAGGCCAATGGTCTGAGATGAGTGCAGAGTGCTCGGTCGTTATCACAAAATAAGAACTCAAAAACCTGTAAAGATTTTTGAGCGATCCTACAAAAGCGTGCAGTCCTATCTGGGGCTGCACGCTTTTTGTAATGATACCGGAAAAAGAAAAGAAGTTCCAATTGTTTCCACGAGACGGAAAAGGGGTATTGCAAAGATGGGAAAGGGGGATTATAATGAGGAATAGAAAGGCAGGAATGATTTTAGCCTGACCTTAGGATTTTTCCCTCTGCGTCCGGAAAATGTGACGCGGTCTTAATCTAAACAAAGGATGTGCATTTTATGGCTCAGATTACCAAAGATACCATCATCGGTGATATTCTTGATATGGATGAATCCACTGCCCCTTATTTCCTGGAGATCGGCATGCATTGTCTGGGTTGTCCCGCTTCCCGCGGCGAGACTCTGGAAGAAGCCTGCCAGGTTCACGGCGTGGACGTCGATCAGCTGCTCCAGAAGCTCAACGCCCATATCAGCAAATAAGAGAAGAAGTTTTATTCTCTGGTCTAGAAGCAAAGAGGGTCCGGGCGTTTGTCGAGATCGCCTGGGCCCTTTTGAGTTTTGATGTCTGAGAGGGAGGTTCATGGTTGAAAGAGCATCCTTTTTTATTGGATAACCGCTTAAATCAGTGCGCCTGTTTTATCCGTCCAGGGAGCCGTATGGTAGATGTAGGGACCGACCATGCATATCTCCCTGTATGGCTGACGAGACGGGGAATATGTCCCCATGCCATTGGGGTGGATATCCGGCCCCAGCCTCTGTCTCGGGCACGGGAGACGGTGGAGAAATACAGGGCCGAAGATCTAGTGGATCTTCGGTTATCGGACGGGCTGGATCAGGTATCGGCCCACGAAGTGGATGATATTGTGGTGGCCGGCATGGGTGGAGAAGTCATTGCCGGGATTCTGGAAGCAGCTCCATGGCTGCGGGATAAGGAAAAACGGCTGATTTTACAGCCTATGTCCCGGGCAGAATGTTTGAGGGAATATCTATTTCAGCATGGCTTTGAGCTGGAAAAAGAGGAGATTGTCATGAATAACCGCCGGCTTTATACTGTCATGCAGGCATTTTTTACCGGCCGTGTTGTCAACGCCACTCCCCTGAGCCTTTGGGCGGGCCGGCTGACCCAAAGCCGATCCCCGTATGCCCCTGCTTTTTTGCGCCGTCAGGCACGGCATCTGCGTAATTGTGCCCAGGGCCAAGGGGAAGGATATCTGACGGCAGCCTTGCAACTGGAAGCGGCAGCCGATGCATTAAGCGCACATCTCCCCGCGTTGCGTTAGCCGTAAACACTCAGAGAAGGAGATTATGAGTATGATTACTGTGGGACAAATTTACAACTACTTAGATCAGATTGCCCCCTTTGACTACCAGGCCGATTGGGATAACAGTGGCCTTCAGGTGGGGTCTTATGACGATCCGGTGGAGAAGGTACTGGTGGCGTTGGATGTCACGCCTCAGATCATTCAGGAAGCTCAGGATATGGGTGCCCAGATGATCGTCAGCCACCATCCGGTTCTTTTTCACGCTGTCAAACGGCTCGAAAAGGAATCCATTCCCTATCAGTTGGCCAAAGCGGGTATTGTATCGGTGGCATGCCATACCAATTTGGATACGGCTCCCGGCGGTGTCAATCACTGTCTGGCCTCCCGGCTGGGACTTGTGGATCTCCAGCCGCTCAACTGGGATACCAGCCGTAATTTTTATAAGATGACGGTATTTTGTCCCAGTGATCATACGGAAAAGGTATACCGTGCCATGACCCAGGCCGGTGCTGGAACGTTGGGCAATTATTCGGGATGTGCCTTTACCACGCCGGGTGAGGGGAGGTTCATCTGCGAAGAGGGTTCGCGCCCCTATATTGGGGAAGAGGGGAAAGAAGCCACTGCAAAAGAAGACCGTCTGGAAATGCTGGTGCCGCCGGAGAGAATCAAGGCGGTACGTGCCGCCATGCTGGTGAACCACCCTTATGAACAGCCGGCTTATGACATTGTAGAAACCAGTTCCGTCCGCCGGAACACCTCTTTTGGTCTGGTGGGCAAGCTGACTTTCGATGCACTGTCCCCTCAGCGCTTCGCCTACTATGTCAAAGAACAGCTGAAAGCGCCTGGCGTACGATTTGTACCGGGCAATCGGGACGTGTCCAAAGTAGCCGTGCTGGGCGGAGGCGGGGACAGCAGCCTTCATGACGCCATTCGTTCAGGAGCCGATGCCTTTGTCACAGGCGAATGCAAACATCACGTGCTGCTGCAGGCGGCGGACGCCGGCATCACATTTATCGATGCAGGGCATTTCTTCACAGAGAATGTGGTAGTGCCCGCCTTGACCGATAAATTAAAAAAGCAATTCCCGGAAGTGGAATTCAAAGCATCTCAATTGGTAAGCGATCCGTCTCAGTGGATGTAACAATCAAAAACCGGTCTGCATGATAGAAATGCAGACCGGTTTTTATCGCTCAAAAGAAAAGGTTATGTTGTAAAATCCTGCCCCTCAAATAATTCTTGAAGCATCCGCTGGCGGTTTCCTAAAAACTGCTTGGTGATGATGTAATGTTCCGTCCGTTCGTAAGGGGTTAAGGTCAATTCCCCGTCCTCAATAAGATAGATGTCGGCATCCGGATATCCCATGAGGATGGGGGAATGGGTGGCGATGATAAACTGGGAACCGCCTTGTACCAATTGCCGCATCCGGGCAAGGAGGGCCAGCTGACGGGAAGGGGATAAGGCCGATTCCGGCTCATCCAGGAGATAGAATCCCTGTCCCCGAAAGCGGTTGAGGATCAGGGAGAAAAAGCTCTCGCCGTGGGATTGCTCGTGGAGGGAACCGCCGTACTGCTGCAAGAAGCGTTCCCGGGTCGCGGGATCGACGGCGGCCAGATGATCCACCTCGGTGGAGACGTTATAAAAGCTCTCGGCCCGCAGAAAATAGCCGTCGTGGGGCGAATAGGGGGCCTTTACCAGAGTGATATCCCGGTAGAGGGGGGAATGACTGTCTTGGGTGGAGAAACGGAAATTGCGGGAACCGCCCTCTGGATTAAAGCCGTAGCCTACGGCGACGGCCTCCAGAAGAGTGGATTTTCCAGAACCGTTCTCACCGCAGAGAAAGGTGACAGGTTTTGAAAAAGAGAGGCTCTCAAACTGCCGTAACACCGGCAGACAATAGGGATACTTGTCCCACTGCGTGATCCGGTCCCGCTTGAGGAT
This genomic window contains:
- a CDS encoding DUF1858 domain-containing protein, which produces MAQITKDTIIGDILDMDESTAPYFLEIGMHCLGCPASRGETLEEACQVHGVDVDQLLQKLNAHISK
- a CDS encoding AAA family ATPase; this translates as MVYVKRLILKRDRITQWDKYPYCLPVLRQFESLSFSKPVTFLCGENGSGKSTLLEAVAVGYGFNPEGGSRNFRFSTQDSHSPLYRDITLVKAPYSPHDGYFLRAESFYNVSTEVDHLAAVDPATRERFLQQYGGSLHEQSHGESFFSLILNRFRGQGFYLLDEPESALSPSRQLALLARMRQLVQGGSQFIIATHSPILMGYPDADIYLIEDGELTLTPYERTEHYIITKQFLGNRQRMLQELFEGQDFTT
- a CDS encoding Nif3-like dinuclear metal center hexameric protein translates to MSMITVGQIYNYLDQIAPFDYQADWDNSGLQVGSYDDPVEKVLVALDVTPQIIQEAQDMGAQMIVSHHPVLFHAVKRLEKESIPYQLAKAGIVSVACHTNLDTAPGGVNHCLASRLGLVDLQPLNWDTSRNFYKMTVFCPSDHTEKVYRAMTQAGAGTLGNYSGCAFTTPGEGRFICEEGSRPYIGEEGKEATAKEDRLEMLVPPERIKAVRAAMLVNHPYEQPAYDIVETSSVRRNTSFGLVGKLTFDALSPQRFAYYVKEQLKAPGVRFVPGNRDVSKVAVLGGGGDSSLHDAIRSGADAFVTGECKHHVLLQAADAGITFIDAGHFFTENVVVPALTDKLKKQFPEVEFKASQLVSDPSQWM
- a CDS encoding class I SAM-dependent methyltransferase, which translates into the protein MKEHPFLLDNRLNQCACFIRPGSRMVDVGTDHAYLPVWLTRRGICPHAIGVDIRPQPLSRARETVEKYRAEDLVDLRLSDGLDQVSAHEVDDIVVAGMGGEVIAGILEAAPWLRDKEKRLILQPMSRAECLREYLFQHGFELEKEEIVMNNRRLYTVMQAFFTGRVVNATPLSLWAGRLTQSRSPYAPAFLRRQARHLRNCAQGQGEGYLTAALQLEAAADALSAHLPALR